In Cyanobacteria bacterium GSL.Bin1, the following are encoded in one genomic region:
- a CDS encoding CO2 hydration protein, whose product MVATQFEPSQHRLAEDIYRLEAGEALLKDSPTNLIEVVGILKSYGVVLDAYAQNLKYIAEEQFLIFFNFFKYFNGKVTPQKLLRHWWHDRINYEYAEYTMRAMMWHGGGGLDAYLDSPEFREAAEQVIQAKFKWNPLMRGVHAIFNDFLPEHLRQMAYYKGLGDFWTIMSKIFLELSDRYLKGEIQSIPEVVEHIKQGLVADANTPITYRVKIRGEVYDLIPKSAGLTFLPDTAIPYVESIFFRGTPFPGLVSFNAQAYQIPVQQEEFAYGALNADVIATGTAGVPPTLLMQDMRHYLPDYLRDFYQQSGRGEGDLLVKICQSFQKSMFCVTTAAVKGLAPHPFDTTHLEEKRENRRYLEQWMDKILNTRLKLANADYNNPESVF is encoded by the coding sequence ATGGTAGCCACACAGTTTGAACCGTCTCAACATCGCCTCGCCGAAGATATCTATCGTTTAGAAGCTGGAGAAGCATTGTTAAAAGATTCTCCAACGAATTTGATTGAAGTGGTCGGAATTTTGAAAAGTTATGGGGTCGTCTTAGATGCCTATGCCCAAAACTTGAAATATATTGCAGAAGAACAGTTTTTAATCTTCTTCAATTTCTTTAAGTATTTTAATGGCAAAGTCACTCCCCAAAAATTGTTGCGTCATTGGTGGCATGATCGCATTAATTATGAATATGCTGAATATACCATGCGAGCGATGATGTGGCATGGGGGCGGGGGGTTAGATGCTTATTTAGATAGCCCTGAATTTCGCGAAGCGGCAGAGCAAGTGATTCAGGCTAAGTTTAAATGGAATCCTTTGATGAGGGGAGTTCACGCCATTTTCAATGACTTTTTACCGGAACATTTGCGTCAAATGGCTTATTATAAGGGCTTGGGCGATTTCTGGACGATTATGAGTAAGATCTTCTTAGAACTCAGCGATCGCTATTTAAAGGGAGAAATTCAATCCATTCCTGAGGTGGTTGAACACATTAAACAGGGTTTAGTGGCTGATGCGAATACACCGATCACTTATCGCGTCAAAATTCGCGGTGAAGTGTACGATTTAATTCCCAAATCAGCCGGACTCACTTTCCTCCCGGATACAGCCATTCCTTATGTTGAATCGATTTTCTTCCGTGGCACCCCTTTTCCGGGTTTGGTTTCTTTCAATGCCCAAGCCTACCAAATTCCAGTGCAACAAGAAGAGTTTGCGTATGGGGCTTTGAATGCAGATGTGATTGCGACAGGAACCGCAGGTGTTCCACCCACATTATTAATGCAGGATATGAGGCATTATCTTCCGGATTATTTGCGAGACTTTTATCAACAGTCGGGGCGCGGTGAAGGTGACTTATTAGTCAAAATTTGTCAAAGTTTCCAAAAGTCAATGTTTTGTGTAACCACAGCAGCTGTGAAAGGACTTGCGCCTCACCCCTTTGATACAACTCATTTAGAAGAAAAGCGAGAAAATCGGCGTTATCTGGAGCAATGGATGGATAAAATCCTAAATACACGCTTAAAACTCGCAAATGCTGATTATAATAATCCTGAGTCAGTCTTCTAG
- the gcvH gene encoding glycine cleavage system protein GcvH: MALEYPSDLKYLDSHEYVRVEGETATIGISAFAVDQLGDIVFVELPDVDETLEKGETFGTVESVKAVEDMYAPVSGKVIEQNTAVVDAPETIVEDPYGAGWLLKVQLSNPEEVNDALSADEYRAKVEGE, translated from the coding sequence ATGGCGCTTGAATATCCTAGCGATTTGAAATACCTTGACTCCCACGAATACGTGCGAGTAGAGGGTGAAACGGCAACCATTGGCATTAGTGCCTTTGCCGTGGATCAACTGGGAGATATTGTTTTTGTTGAACTCCCGGATGTTGATGAAACGTTGGAAAAGGGAGAAACCTTTGGCACTGTGGAATCAGTGAAAGCGGTAGAAGATATGTATGCGCCGGTATCGGGCAAAGTCATTGAACAAAATACCGCTGTGGTTGATGCCCCAGAAACAATTGTAGAAGATCCCTATGGTGCGGGCTGGCTGTTGAAAGTGCAGCTTAGTAACCCAGAAGAAGTCAATGACGCCCTTTCGGCAGATGAATATCGGGCTAAAGTTGAAGGAGAATAA
- a CDS encoding YebC/PmpR family DNA-binding transcriptional regulator translates to MAGHSKWANIKRQKARVDAKKGKTFTQLSRAIIVAARNGGPDPEANFQLRTAIDKAKAASIPNDNIERAIAKGAGTMGSDEAQLEAIRYEGYGPGGVAILIEALTDNRNRTAADLRSAFSKNGGNLGETGCVSWMFEQKGVVRLEGEVDEEELLEVSVEGGAETYEMNDDPGAEVFTEATHLEQLNQTLLEQGFPVKEAELRWLANNSVKISDSEQAKLLLRLMDALEELDDVQNVTANFDMADDLIFENSK, encoded by the coding sequence ATGGCAGGACATAGTAAGTGGGCAAATATTAAACGGCAAAAAGCGCGTGTCGATGCCAAAAAAGGGAAAACCTTTACCCAACTGTCTCGCGCCATCATTGTGGCAGCACGCAATGGGGGACCGGATCCTGAAGCAAATTTTCAATTGCGAACAGCAATCGACAAAGCTAAAGCCGCCAGCATCCCCAACGATAATATTGAGCGCGCGATCGCGAAAGGTGCGGGAACCATGGGAAGTGATGAAGCCCAACTCGAAGCGATTCGTTATGAAGGCTATGGTCCGGGTGGCGTAGCAATTCTCATTGAAGCCCTCACCGATAATCGCAATCGCACCGCAGCCGATTTACGCTCCGCGTTTTCTAAAAATGGGGGCAACTTAGGTGAAACGGGCTGTGTCAGTTGGATGTTTGAACAAAAGGGCGTGGTGCGTTTAGAAGGAGAAGTTGATGAAGAGGAGCTGTTAGAAGTCTCTGTGGAAGGGGGCGCAGAAACCTATGAGATGAATGATGATCCCGGTGCTGAAGTCTTTACCGAAGCCACCCATCTCGAACAGCTGAATCAAACTTTACTGGAACAGGGTTTTCCGGTGAAAGAAGCAGAATTACGCTGGCTCGCGAATAACTCTGTTAAAATAAGTGATTCAGAGCAAGCAAAATTGTTGCTGAGACTCATGGATGCTTTGGAGGAATTGGATGATGTGCAAAATGTAACAGCTAATTTTGACATGGCGGATGACCTGATATTTGAAAATAGCAAATAA
- a CDS encoding NADH-quinone oxidoreductase subunit M, translating into MLSTLIWIPVIGGIIIGFLPDQQAEKSRPFALIIGSLLLAITFAIGLQFDPTQEGLFISESLPWLEQLGLNYYLGVDGLALPLIFINSFLTLIAIYTSPPKIARSRFYYALLLLLSAGTAGAFLAQNVLLFFLFYEIELIPLYFLIAIWGGENRGYAATKFLLYTAISGALVLASFLGIVWLTDASSFDYEPLQAQVLPLGSQIILLLILLAGFGIKIPIFPFHTWLPDAHVEASTPISVLLAGVLLKLGTYGILRFGIGLFPDAWSVLAPYLAIWAAISALFGALAAISQKDMKRVVAYSSIAHMAYILLAAAAATPLSLVAAVAQMISHGLISALLFLLVGTVGKKTGTRDVETLRGLLNPERGLPIIGSLMILGVMASAGIPGMVGFISEFLVFRATFSMFPIATLFCLVGTGLTAVYFLLMINRVFFGRLPQAFSNLPAVPWSDRIPAVVLAVLIVALGLQPSWLVRWSETETAALSQVNTETIVSQQLTGNH; encoded by the coding sequence ATGCTGAGTACTTTAATTTGGATTCCTGTGATCGGTGGTATCATCATCGGTTTTTTACCGGATCAACAAGCAGAAAAGTCACGCCCTTTCGCTTTAATAATTGGTAGTCTCTTACTGGCTATAACTTTTGCCATTGGCTTGCAATTTGATCCCACCCAAGAAGGGCTCTTTATATCAGAATCCTTGCCTTGGCTGGAACAACTGGGACTCAATTATTATCTGGGCGTTGATGGCTTAGCCTTACCGCTGATTTTTATTAATAGCTTTCTCACCTTAATTGCCATTTATACCAGTCCTCCCAAAATTGCGCGATCGCGCTTTTACTATGCTCTCTTACTCCTCCTCAGTGCAGGAACAGCCGGCGCGTTTTTAGCGCAAAATGTCCTTCTCTTCTTCCTGTTCTACGAAATTGAACTCATTCCCCTTTATTTCCTCATTGCCATTTGGGGGGGAGAAAACCGAGGTTATGCAGCAACAAAATTCTTACTCTACACTGCCATTTCCGGCGCATTAGTCTTAGCCTCTTTCCTGGGTATCGTTTGGCTCACCGATGCTTCTAGTTTCGATTATGAACCTTTACAAGCACAGGTTCTGCCCTTAGGCAGTCAAATTATCCTGTTGCTGATTCTTCTGGCGGGATTTGGCATCAAAATTCCGATTTTTCCCTTCCACACTTGGCTTCCGGATGCTCACGTCGAAGCCTCAACCCCAATTTCTGTCTTATTAGCCGGTGTCCTCCTTAAACTGGGAACCTATGGCATTTTACGTTTTGGCATTGGCTTATTTCCTGATGCCTGGTCAGTTCTCGCCCCTTATTTAGCAATCTGGGCAGCAATTAGTGCGTTATTTGGTGCGTTAGCTGCCATTTCGCAAAAGGACATGAAACGCGTCGTTGCCTATTCTTCCATTGCACATATGGCGTATATTTTACTCGCCGCTGCTGCGGCGACCCCGTTAAGTTTGGTCGCTGCTGTGGCACAAATGATCAGTCATGGTCTGATTTCAGCGTTATTATTCCTCTTAGTGGGAACCGTAGGTAAGAAAACCGGAACGCGGGATGTGGAAACATTAAGAGGATTACTCAACCCAGAACGAGGTTTACCCATTATTGGCAGTTTAATGATTTTAGGGGTCATGGCAAGTGCTGGGATTCCAGGAATGGTCGGCTTTATCTCCGAATTTTTAGTCTTTCGCGCCACCTTCTCAATGTTTCCCATTGCAACTTTATTTTGTTTAGTGGGAACGGGATTAACTGCTGTTTACTTCCTACTCATGATTAACCGTGTCTTTTTTGGCCGGTTACCCCAAGCTTTTAGTAACTTACCCGCTGTCCCTTGGTCGGATCGAATTCCAGCAGTTGTTTTAGCTGTTTTGATTGTTGCTTTAGGCTTACAACCCAGTTGGCTAGTCCGTTGGAGTGAAACCGAAACCGCGGCTTTATCGCAAGTCAATACAGAAACCATCGTTAGTCAACAATTAACTGGCAATCACTAG
- a CDS encoding NAD(P)H-quinone oxidoreductase subunit F (Catalyzes the transfer of electrons from NADH to ubiquinone): MGDLLVQGTVLIPFYGLIGAVLTLPWSMRLIRRTGPRPAAYINLLMSLIAFVHGSAAFILIWEKPPQELIFHWLKVADLDLTLAIEISPISIGALELVTGITVVTLIYGLGYMEKDWSLARFYGLMGFFEAALCGIALSDSLLLSYGLLELLTLSTYLLVGFWYAQPLVVTAARDAFLTKRVGDIILLMGVVALSSYGVGLTFTEIGAWSTNANLAPFSATLLGLALIAGPVGKCAQFPLNLWLDEAMEAPSPASLMRNSIVVTAGAYVLIKLHPIFELSPLVGEVLIAVGLVTAVGASFVAIAQIDLKRTLSHSTSVYLGLVFVAVGFGRLDIALLLLLIHAIAKTLMFMTVGSIILTTNDQNITQMGGLWSRMPVTTLSFLVGASGLVVLLPLGNFWVMGQWIESFKTLPEWLLPFIMLINSLSAINLTRVFRLVFLGKPQAKTRRAPEVNWPMAFPMVSVMVIALLAPLIPQRWQLWFAQTGSIASTATVLNQPEMLLLVLSGAVGVILGATIALPRTWMRPVRSSSRFLQDFLAYDFYLERVYRWTVVLAVELASKFSAWLDRYIIDGVVNLIGFGTLFSGQSLKYSASGQSQFYLLTILISGALLLTLLIKWPF, from the coding sequence ATGGGCGATTTGTTAGTACAAGGAACCGTCTTAATCCCCTTCTATGGACTAATAGGGGCGGTATTGACCCTTCCTTGGTCAATGAGATTAATTCGTCGAACCGGACCGCGACCAGCCGCTTATATTAATTTATTGATGAGCTTGATCGCGTTTGTTCACGGGTCAGCAGCATTTATTCTAATTTGGGAAAAACCCCCCCAAGAATTGATCTTTCATTGGTTGAAAGTAGCTGACTTAGACCTGACTTTAGCCATTGAAATTTCTCCGATTAGTATCGGGGCCTTAGAGTTAGTTACAGGCATTACTGTTGTTACTCTGATCTATGGCTTAGGTTATATGGAAAAAGATTGGTCACTGGCGCGATTTTACGGTTTAATGGGCTTTTTTGAAGCCGCTTTATGTGGAATTGCCCTTAGTGATTCTTTACTGTTAAGTTATGGTTTGCTAGAGCTTTTAACCCTCTCTACCTACTTGTTAGTGGGATTTTGGTACGCTCAACCTTTAGTGGTGACTGCTGCCCGGGATGCCTTTTTAACCAAGCGTGTCGGCGATATTATTCTGCTGATGGGGGTGGTCGCGCTTTCTAGTTATGGGGTTGGCTTGACATTTACTGAAATTGGTGCTTGGAGTACCAATGCCAATTTAGCCCCTTTCAGCGCAACGTTACTTGGTTTAGCCCTAATTGCGGGACCGGTTGGAAAATGTGCCCAATTTCCTCTAAATTTGTGGTTAGATGAAGCCATGGAAGCGCCGAGTCCGGCGTCTTTAATGCGGAATTCGATTGTAGTTACCGCTGGGGCTTATGTATTGATTAAGTTGCATCCGATTTTTGAACTCTCACCGCTAGTGGGAGAAGTGTTAATTGCGGTGGGGCTAGTGACTGCTGTGGGGGCTTCTTTTGTCGCGATCGCGCAAATTGATTTAAAACGGACGCTCTCTCACTCGACGAGTGTCTATTTAGGGTTAGTGTTTGTTGCCGTTGGCTTTGGGCGCTTAGATATTGCCTTATTGTTATTGTTGATCCACGCGATCGCGAAAACCCTGATGTTTATGACTGTCGGCTCGATCATTCTCACCACCAATGACCAAAATATTACGCAGATGGGGGGATTATGGTCAAGAATGCCCGTAACGACCCTTTCTTTTTTGGTGGGTGCCTCCGGTTTAGTTGTTTTATTGCCTCTCGGTAACTTTTGGGTGATGGGACAATGGATTGAGAGTTTTAAAACGCTTCCGGAATGGCTATTACCCTTCATTATGCTGATTAATAGCCTCAGTGCGATCAACTTAACTCGAGTGTTTCGTCTCGTCTTTCTTGGAAAACCGCAAGCGAAAACGCGACGCGCCCCAGAAGTCAACTGGCCAATGGCGTTTCCGATGGTCAGTGTCATGGTGATCGCGCTGCTTGCCCCCTTAATTCCCCAGCGTTGGCAACTGTGGTTTGCCCAAACCGGTTCAATTGCTAGCACTGCCACCGTACTGAATCAACCGGAGATGTTACTACTCGTCTTATCGGGTGCCGTCGGTGTAATTTTAGGGGCAACAATCGCGCTTCCTCGCACCTGGATGCGACCGGTTCGCAGCAGTTCTCGGTTTCTCCAAGATTTTCTGGCTTACGACTTTTATCTAGAGCGGGTGTATCGTTGGACTGTGGTCTTAGCTGTGGAACTGGCGTCTAAATTTAGTGCTTGGCTCGATCGATACATCATTGATGGTGTGGTGAACTTAATTGGCTTTGGTACCCTCTTCAGTGGTCAAAGCTTGAAATATAGTGCATCTGGACAATCCCAATTTTACTTACTGACCATTTTGATTAGTGGTGCTTTATTGTTGACGCTTTTGATTAAGTGGCCGTTTTAG
- a CDS encoding iron-sulfur cluster assembly accessory protein → MIQISDAARKEIKRIQATRGQEACYLRLGVEEGGCSGLYYTLGWAPAIGTSDRVYPQPDFSVVIDEKSFPYLHQLTLDYTEDLMGGGFRFKNPQAVNTCSCGLSFALS, encoded by the coding sequence ATGATTCAAATTAGTGATGCTGCTCGAAAAGAAATTAAGCGCATTCAAGCCACTCGTGGGCAAGAAGCTTGCTATCTGCGATTAGGCGTCGAAGAAGGAGGGTGTTCTGGACTGTATTACACCCTAGGCTGGGCACCAGCAATTGGCACCAGCGATCGCGTCTACCCTCAACCTGATTTTTCGGTGGTCATTGATGAAAAAAGCTTTCCTTATCTTCATCAATTGACCCTCGATTATACCGAAGATTTAATGGGAGGGGGTTTCCGCTTTAAAAATCCACAAGCGGTTAATACTTGCAGTTGTGGTTTATCTTTTGCTTTGAGTTAA
- the gcvP gene encoding aminomethyl-transferring glycine dehydrogenase: MVSLDSRTRQTTTKQQRSPVEEVLGLEDQFVNRHVDPTSEEIDQMLKALGFSSLDALIDETVPSSIRLQKPLDLPEQKSEHEALKQLRAIASENQVFRSFIGMGYYDCITPAAIQRNILENPGWYTAYTPYQPEIAQGRLEALLNFQTMISDLTGLEIANASLLDEATAAAEAMSMSVGVSKSKATTFFVSEECHPQTIEVLQTRAQPLGLDILVGNHREFDFSTPIFGALLQYPTTEGKICDYRDFVEKAHEQKALVTVAADPLSLALLTPPGEWGADIAVGSTQRFGVPLGYGGPHAAYFATKEKYKRQLPGRLVGVSKDTQGKPALRLALQTREQHIRRDRATSNICTAQVLLAVIASMYGVYHGPDGIKRIAEKVHRLTVTLAEGLKRIGYTIADEPYFDTLKIETENAPQTQQAILQAAEQQQINLRSYADGAVGVSLDETTTVEEVTSLLQLFAGKDTLPFSLEELVPELTFEFPELFNRTSSYLTEAVFNQYHSETKLVRYLNHLQSKDLSLTTSMIPLGSCTMKLNAAAEMYPVTWAEFGKIHPFAPKSQTKGYQTLFEQLETWLSEITGFADISLQPNAGAQGEYTGLLVIRQYHQTRGQGHRNICLIPESAHGTNPASAVMCGMKVVPIQCNERGDIDLDDLRTKAEKHSDNLAALMVTYPSTHGVFETEIQTICETVHQHGGQVYLDGANMNAQLGLCRPGDYGADVCHLNLHKTFCIPHGGGGPGMGPIGVQDHLKPFLPRHPVIETGGEQAIGAVAAAPWGSPSILPISWMFIAMMGGTGLTHASKVAILNANYMAHRLDEHYPVLYKGNADLVAHECIIDLRLVKKSANIGVDDIAKRLMDFGFHAPTVSWPVAGTMMIEPTESESKEELDRFCDAMIAIRKEIAAIETGEVDAEDNVLKHAPHTHEMLIGDDWQRPYSREKAAYPSDWLRDYKFWPSVGRIDNAFGDRNLVCSCVGMEAYTE, translated from the coding sequence ATGGTTAGTTTAGATTCAAGAACAAGACAAACGACAACGAAACAACAGCGTTCCCCCGTGGAAGAAGTTCTGGGATTAGAGGATCAGTTCGTGAATCGTCACGTTGATCCGACATCGGAAGAAATTGACCAGATGCTCAAGGCATTAGGCTTTTCTTCGTTGGATGCGCTCATTGATGAGACGGTTCCCAGTTCGATTCGCTTGCAAAAGCCGTTAGATCTACCGGAACAAAAAAGTGAACATGAAGCCCTGAAACAACTGCGCGCGATCGCGTCAGAAAATCAGGTGTTTCGCTCTTTTATTGGCATGGGTTATTACGACTGTATTACCCCGGCTGCAATTCAACGGAACATCTTAGAAAATCCAGGCTGGTACACCGCTTATACGCCGTATCAACCCGAAATTGCCCAAGGGCGCTTAGAAGCATTACTCAATTTCCAAACCATGATTAGTGATTTAACAGGATTGGAAATTGCCAATGCCTCCCTGTTAGATGAAGCAACCGCGGCAGCGGAAGCGATGAGCATGAGTGTCGGCGTTTCTAAAAGTAAAGCTACGACTTTCTTTGTTTCGGAGGAATGCCATCCGCAAACAATTGAAGTCCTACAAACGCGGGCGCAACCTCTAGGATTAGACATTCTGGTGGGCAATCACCGCGAATTTGACTTTAGTACGCCTATTTTTGGTGCTTTACTACAATATCCGACCACAGAAGGCAAAATTTGTGACTATCGGGATTTTGTGGAAAAAGCCCATGAACAGAAAGCGTTAGTAACGGTGGCAGCGGATCCCTTGAGTCTGGCGCTATTAACCCCTCCCGGAGAATGGGGGGCTGATATCGCAGTGGGCTCTACCCAACGGTTTGGGGTACCGTTAGGGTATGGTGGACCACACGCCGCTTACTTCGCAACGAAAGAGAAATATAAACGTCAATTACCGGGTAGACTGGTCGGCGTTTCTAAAGATACACAAGGAAAACCGGCGCTCCGCCTCGCGTTGCAGACGCGAGAGCAGCACATTCGGCGCGATCGCGCAACCAGTAATATTTGCACCGCGCAAGTGTTACTCGCGGTGATTGCTTCCATGTATGGGGTCTATCATGGTCCCGACGGTATCAAACGCATTGCGGAAAAAGTGCATCGTTTGACTGTCACCTTAGCAGAAGGTTTAAAACGTATTGGTTATACCATTGCGGATGAACCTTACTTTGACACCTTAAAAATCGAAACTGAGAACGCACCACAAACCCAGCAAGCGATTCTGCAAGCAGCAGAACAACAGCAAATTAACTTGCGCAGCTATGCTGATGGTGCAGTTGGAGTAAGTTTGGATGAAACAACAACCGTAGAAGAAGTAACCAGTCTTTTACAGTTGTTTGCTGGGAAAGATACCCTTCCGTTTTCGCTAGAGGAATTAGTTCCTGAATTAACGTTTGAATTTCCCGAACTGTTTAATCGTACTAGCAGCTATCTTACAGAAGCAGTCTTTAATCAGTATCACTCGGAAACGAAACTGGTTCGTTATCTCAACCATCTCCAAAGCAAAGATTTATCGTTAACCACATCCATGATTCCCTTGGGATCTTGTACGATGAAGCTCAATGCTGCTGCTGAGATGTATCCGGTAACTTGGGCAGAATTTGGCAAAATTCATCCTTTTGCCCCGAAATCTCAGACGAAAGGCTATCAAACCCTATTTGAGCAGCTCGAAACGTGGTTATCTGAGATTACAGGCTTTGCTGATATTTCTCTGCAACCCAATGCGGGCGCACAAGGGGAATATACAGGACTACTGGTGATCCGTCAGTACCATCAAACCCGCGGACAAGGTCATCGCAATATTTGCTTAATTCCTGAATCTGCACATGGAACCAACCCGGCTAGTGCGGTTATGTGTGGGATGAAAGTCGTTCCCATTCAGTGTAATGAACGGGGAGACATCGACCTTGATGACTTACGCACCAAAGCAGAAAAACACAGTGATAATCTCGCTGCGTTAATGGTTACGTATCCCTCTACCCACGGGGTATTTGAAACCGAAATTCAAACCATCTGCGAAACCGTTCACCAACACGGCGGACAAGTGTATCTCGATGGGGCAAATATGAACGCGCAACTGGGCTTATGTCGTCCTGGGGATTATGGCGCAGATGTTTGTCACCTCAACTTGCACAAAACCTTCTGTATCCCCCACGGTGGCGGTGGTCCTGGTATGGGTCCCATTGGGGTACAAGACCACTTAAAACCGTTCCTTCCCCGTCATCCTGTCATTGAAACCGGCGGTGAACAAGCCATTGGTGCGGTTGCTGCTGCGCCTTGGGGAAGCCCTAGTATTCTGCCGATTTCTTGGATGTTTATTGCCATGATGGGCGGAACTGGACTCACTCACGCCAGCAAAGTCGCGATTCTCAACGCGAACTATATGGCGCACCGTTTGGATGAACACTATCCGGTGTTATACAAAGGGAATGCGGATTTAGTGGCGCACGAATGTATTATTGACTTGCGTTTAGTCAAGAAGAGCGCCAATATTGGTGTGGATGATATTGCGAAGCGGTTAATGGACTTTGGTTTCCACGCACCAACGGTGTCTTGGCCTGTTGCGGGAACCATGATGATTGAACCGACAGAAAGTGAGTCGAAAGAAGAATTAGACCGCTTCTGTGATGCAATGATTGCCATCCGCAAAGAAATTGCTGCCATTGAAACGGGAGAAGTGGATGCTGAGGATAATGTCCTCAAACACGCCCCGCATACCCATGAAATGCTAATTGGGGATGATTGGCAACGTCCTTACTCTCGGGAAAAAGCAGCCTATCCCAGTGACTGGTTACGGGATTATAAATTCTGGCCCAGTGTGGGACGGATTGACAATGCTTTCGGTGATCGCAATTTAGTCTGTTCTTGTGTGGGAATGGAAGCGTACACCGAGTAA
- the recA gene encoding recombinase RecA has product MATTTTMTNNPDKEKALNLVLNQIERNFGKGSIMRLGDAAQMKVETIPTGAHTLDIALGGGLPKGRIIEIYGPESSGKTTLALHAIAEAQKAGGVAAFVDAEHALDPTYSDALGVDIENLLVSQPDTGESALEIVDQLVRSAAVDIVVVDSVAALTPRAEIEGEMGDTQVGLQARLMSKALRKIAGNIGKSGCTVIFLNQLRQKIGVTYGSPEVTTGGNALKFYCSVRLDIRRIQTLKKGSEGEYGIRAKVKVAKNKVAPPFRIAEFDIIFGHGISQLGCLVDIAEQTDVINRKGAWYSYQGDNIAQGRDNTIKYLEDNPEKVAEIEAAVHEKIEMGALVPANSATNKKSKKNSEATDAEFSETSEAEEE; this is encoded by the coding sequence ATGGCAACAACCACCACAATGACCAATAATCCCGATAAAGAGAAAGCATTGAACTTGGTTCTCAATCAAATCGAGCGCAATTTTGGTAAAGGTTCGATCATGCGTCTTGGGGATGCAGCGCAGATGAAGGTAGAAACCATCCCTACCGGTGCTCATACCCTTGATATTGCCTTGGGAGGAGGATTACCCAAGGGGAGAATTATTGAAATCTACGGTCCAGAAAGTTCAGGGAAAACAACATTAGCCCTCCACGCGATCGCGGAAGCCCAAAAAGCAGGAGGCGTTGCTGCTTTTGTGGATGCCGAACACGCGCTAGATCCCACTTATTCTGATGCATTAGGCGTTGATATTGAAAACCTTTTAGTCTCTCAACCGGATACGGGTGAATCGGCGTTAGAAATTGTGGATCAACTGGTGCGTTCAGCTGCTGTGGATATTGTTGTTGTCGATTCTGTAGCAGCCTTAACCCCCCGTGCTGAAATTGAAGGGGAAATGGGAGACACGCAAGTGGGTTTACAAGCCCGTTTAATGAGTAAAGCCCTGCGGAAAATTGCTGGTAATATTGGTAAATCGGGTTGTACGGTGATCTTTCTCAACCAACTCCGACAAAAAATTGGGGTGACTTACGGTAGTCCAGAAGTAACAACTGGTGGTAATGCCCTGAAGTTTTATTGTTCCGTACGTCTTGACATTAGACGGATTCAAACCTTGAAAAAGGGAAGTGAAGGAGAATATGGCATTCGGGCGAAAGTAAAAGTTGCTAAGAATAAAGTTGCTCCTCCCTTTCGCATTGCTGAGTTTGACATTATCTTCGGACATGGGATTTCTCAGCTGGGCTGCTTAGTCGATATTGCCGAACAAACCGATGTCATTAATCGTAAAGGTGCTTGGTATAGCTATCAGGGAGATAATATTGCCCAAGGGCGTGACAATACGATCAAATATTTAGAGGACAATCCAGAAAAAGTCGCTGAAATAGAAGCTGCCGTTCACGAAAAAATTGAGATGGGGGCACTTGTACCAGCTAATTCGGCTACGAATAAAAAATCTAAGAAAAATAGTGAAGCAACTGATGCTGAGTTTTCTGAAACGTCTGAAGCAGAAGAAGAGTAG
- a CDS encoding cupin domain-containing protein has translation MSNTETLTFASALQFSAATETESRPWGSFTTLEEGSGYKIKRIEVKPGHRLSLQMHHHRSEHWIVVSGTAKVICGDHEEILTTNQSTYVPQCTAHRLENPGVINLVLIEVQNGEYLGEDDIIRFQDDYARHSA, from the coding sequence ATGTCTAACACAGAAACTCTGACATTTGCCTCCGCTCTCCAATTTTCTGCAGCAACAGAAACCGAATCTCGTCCGTGGGGATCCTTTACCACCCTTGAAGAAGGGAGTGGATATAAAATCAAGCGGATTGAGGTCAAGCCTGGACATCGCTTGAGTTTACAAATGCATCACCACCGCAGTGAACACTGGATTGTTGTGTCAGGAACAGCAAAAGTTATTTGCGGCGATCACGAAGAAATTTTAACCACCAATCAGTCCACATATGTTCCCCAGTGTACGGCTCACCGTCTCGAAAACCCTGGTGTTATTAATTTGGTCCTCATTGAAGTCCAAAATGGAGAATATTTAGGGGAAGATGATATTATTCGCTTTCAGGACGATTATGCTCGCCATTCAGCTTAA